The Dendropsophus ebraccatus isolate aDenEbr1 chromosome 3, aDenEbr1.pat, whole genome shotgun sequence genomic interval GTAACATAACCCAAGAAATTACTGAAAAAGACATGAACTTAAACCGCCTACGCAAACAgttcttcaaatctttgtcagtaGATTCTGTGAATAATGAAGAACAAGAAAAATCAGCAGAGGAGATTGAAAAACAAAAGGAAAGCATTCCCAATCCTAGGGACGAAACACCTATAGAGAAGGAAATTCGTCTTGCATTGCAGAGAGAGGAAAGTTTAAGGAAAGAGAGAGGAATCCTGAGTATAGGGGAAGCTAAGGAGATCATAGAAATTTCCAAAAATCCAGTGCTTGTTAATATGCCAGATATGCTGCATTCCAAAAGGAGCAAAAACAGGCCTCGCACCTCTTTATATATGCAAAGAGAGATTAACAAAGAGGTCCAGAGAGAGGCTGATCTAAAAAGTGAAGGCAGAGTGGCAGGACTTTATGACAAAGGGGATTCCCAGGAACTAGATGAGCGCAGAAAGGTGTTTGAGCAGCCAGATGAAGTACCGGTGCAGCCACTGCAAGGGAGTGGTGCCAGAACAGTAACAAAAGAAATAATATGTAACATAAAAGGAGATACAGATGTGGTTAATGATTATGACTCAAAGAACTGGACAGATTTAGATTCTCCACAACCATACAGTGTCAGGATGAAATGGAAGCCAACACCATTAAATGTGTACAGAAACAGAAGGCTAAGTGCAGAAAATATTTTAGATATAAAATCACCTTTAGAAAAATCTTCAGAAAAGGAATCTTCAGAGGAAACATTTGTATTGCGCAGAGAGAATTTTCATATTCAGCCTTTAAAATTCAGCCTAAATATTCAAGACAGCGAAGAAGAAATTGAAAGGAACAATAGAAAAAGCTATATGGAAAAGTACAGCACAAGGCTAAGGCCTTCACTTTCCAACATAATTGAGCAAGAAATTCAACAAACGTTAGAAAGAGATCGAGAGCTGCAAGAAGAGAGAAGAAAAGTTGGACTTCCCCCATTAACCATACAGAATGATAGCGAACTAAACACCTCACACAATGGATGTGACATACATGGAACTTCATCATTATCTTCAAGTAAGCATAATTAGATTACAACTTTATACTTAACCCCACCCTGTAATCTACACCCTGTAATTTCACTCATCAAAGTACTATATTAATTTTATGGTACTTTATATATGTTCTAAAATTTTCGTCTCTTTTTTTCAGATGTTTCAAACACATGGTCTTCTGCACCTTGGAAAAGTACTCTGGGCAATAAACTTCCCTCTTATGATGCCTCCACTGTGCAGATATTCAAACCACATGACTACCCAAAGTTTGAAGTTCCTGAGTTAGATGGAGACAGGCTTAAGAGGCATGAAAACCGGGTAGGTGTTACACATGGCATATTGAGATTCGCCAtgtcattatttctttttttttttttttaaacttgggtTCCTGTTCTCAGGAACCCTCTATTGATTGGGAATAACAAGCTGAAACATAGGaatatcccttaaaggggttatccagcgtgggggcactttttgggggggaccgggtaggaggtggctgaaataaaagacgtccactcacctccccggttctagcggcaggtcactcatcgcggcgatccggtccccggttcccggccgcttcctggtgtctgacgccgcccgagatgctacatctcagggccgctcagccactcagtgaaggaggcgggatccatttgaagtccgctcggatcccgcctcctttactgagtggctgagcggccctaagacgtagcgtctcgggcggtgtcagacaccaggaagcggccgggaagcgGGGACCGGAACGCCACGATGAGAACGGGGAGGTGAACCGacgggaaccggggaggtgagtggtcgtcttttatttcagccacttcctccccggtccctcccaaaaagtgcccccacgctggataacccctttaagggtgcgttcacgagtacaggatccgtagcacatttgatatcaatgtaactaaacaactgaacacaccattaaatctgcagcagatcctgtatgtgtgaacgcaccctaaggctgggttcacactatgtatatttcagtcagtattgtggtcctcatattgcaaccaaaaccaggagtggattaaaaacacagaaaggctatgttcacacaatgttgaaattgagtggatggctgccatttaatggcaaatatttgctgttattttaaaagaacggctgttgtattgaaataatggcagttatttactgttatattgtTCCCAGCAAAGAAGTGAAAGATGAGGCACTCGTAAATCCTTGAAAAATCCGTAACTTTATTTCACCACTGGTTACATGGCTGGCTTATGGACGCGGTCAGGTGGGTGAACGgacgacagcctgtttcgcgtgatgACGTTCATGCTTCCTCTCGGCCCTAACGTCACTCCATGACCTTGCCCCTTTTAACTACGTGCTAATTAAAAAAACTTCTAATTTACAAATAagttaaaaacaatacaaaaaaggAACAAAGTACATTTCATTCACTTTGCTATAgcaacactgcatatatatacacatatctattTTTCTTCTATTCATTTGTAGCCATGTACATCAGAGCGATCGTTTAACCCTAAAGGTCCCAGGGCATCCATCTTTAAAATTAATTCAGTTTCTCTTTTCATTAAACTATCATGTCTATTCCCTCCCCTCACAGGATTTTTAACTTGTAGCAACCCCATAAAGCACAATTGTGTTGTGTCACCGCCATGAAACTTACGCATATGTTCTATTACCTTGGGACATCCTTTACCTGTGCGCAGAGAACGTACATGTTCAGAGAACCGCTGGCAGAGGGGCCTGATGGTCTTTCCAATATAGTAATACCCACAACTGCACAGGAGTGCATAGACTACATACGAAGAGCGACAGGTCAGGAAATCCCTAATCTGCCACTGTATACCTCCCAAATTAATCTGGCCGACATCTTTAAACTGATTACAGTATTTACATCTACCGCATTTATGGTTACCTTTTATGTCACTCTTGCTCAGCCACATAGCACTCATATCCCTATGTGGCCTGAAACGTCCTCTCACCAGTTCATCACAAATTGTTTTACATTTTCTAAACGCAAGTATGGGTTTTTTATCCACTATATCctttagagcagtgattttcaaccttttttgagccgcgacacactttttatacttaaaaaatcccggggcacaccaccaaccaaaatggcacaaaatgacactaaaacagtacatattatacatatagttaataatatagattctaaatgtatttatactcactcagtgtgaaacctgggcctgttttcttctcccccctgtgcttatctcctgtgcttctctccaccatacttctcccccctgcttctctcctgtgcttctctccaccatacttctcccccctgcttctctcctgtgcttctctcccccatgcttctctccaccaaacttctcttccccctgcttctctccgctgtttttctcccccatccccatgtttctctcccccctgcttctctcccctgtttctcccctatccccaggtttctctcccccattgttttctcctgtttcacaggggcaccatagtttggggaactttccccgcagcacacccaaccatgtgtcgcggcacactagtgtgccaaggcacactggttgaaaatcactgctttagaGCTTCATCATTCTCCAACATTCTCCAACTTTTATTGATCGCAGATCGTATCACATTATTCATGGGGCCATGTCTGAAAACAAACGCAAACCTATCGGATTTCTTCTGTCTGAACTTGTCTCTATGAACTAAAGTGTCCCTATTGAGTGTTCTGGCTTTATTTCTCGCTTTATCTATAATTTCTTTGGGATATCCCCGATCCAATAATCTCTTACTTAGGTCGTCAGCCTGTTGTTCAAACATGTCCCCCGAATTATTTATGCGTCGTAGACGGACAAACTGCCCGTACGGCACTGCTTTTTTAGCAGATAGTGGATGGTAGCTATTATATTCCAACAATGTGTTCGTGGCTGTTTCCTTCCGATACCCACTAACCAATAGCTTTCCTCCATCCAACTGTAAGTGGACATCCAGAAAGTCTAATTAATTTTTACCGTAGTTTGCAGTGAATGACATACCGAATTTGTTACTATTCATGTATGTCACAAACTGACTAAACCCTCCACTTGTCTCGGTCCACACAATCAGCACATCGTCTATGTACCTCATATACAGAGCAATTTTAGACACATATGAATTTTGCACATTAAAGATGATTTCATCCTCTAGCTCTGCCAAGTACAAATTTGCAAAAGTTGGTGCTACCGGCGTGCCCATCGCCGTTCCAGCCCGCTGACAATACCATTGGTCAGCGAACTGGAAGGCATTATGATGGAGCACAAACTCCAGCAGCTCACAGATGAAAGTGGAAAACTTCTCATCACAATTTCCACTTTTGTTGAGTTGACGCCGtacagcctgtacacccgcatcctgtGGGATGCGGGTGTGTAGGCTCTCGACGTCAATACTCGCTAATGTCATGCCTTCTACCCATACAAACTCATCCAACACTTTGAGTAGATCTTTGGTATCACGAAGATACAAGGGTACGTTTTATAACAGCGGGCGCAGGACCCAATCCAAATATTTTGAAACTGCTTCGGTTACTGATCCTCTCCCAGCCACTATCGGGCGTCCCGGAGGGCGCTCAATAGATTTGTGGATCTTGGGGATCCAGTACCAGTAGGGTTTGCACGGAAACTGAACTACCAATTTTTCTGCAAATCTTTTGGACATTAGTCCCTGCTCTACGCCCCTGCGTAATAAGGACCTCAGTTTATTAAGATAATCCTGTGTGGGGTCTTTACTTAATTTCTCATACGTTTGAACATCTTGCAATTGTCGCATGGCCTCCTCTATATAGTATTCTTCGGTTAGTAGCACTACATTACCCCCCTTGTCTGCTGGTTTTATGATTACTTTTTCTCTGGACCCTAACCATTTTAGTGCTTCCCATTCAGGCTGTGACAGATTTCTCTCAGCCTTGGGGTATATCAAACATTTTACTTCACGTATGACACTTTGTTCAAAAAGGTCCAGAGATGAACCAGCAGACAAGGGGGGGGTTAAAAGTAGACTCAaagtatttactgttatatggcggccatccactcaatttcaacattgtgtgaacatagcctttctgtgtttttaatccactcctggttttggttgcaatatgaggaccacaatactgactgaaatatacgtagtgtgaacccagcctcaaagaacAATTTACCTTTGTGCTGATGATAATGGTTTTGCCATTCAGTGTATCTGTGCTGTCTTTCCGGTTTGGATGGTTGCTCTTGGTCTGCTGCTCTCTTGTGCATCTCTTGTgccttttctttttgtttctgtACATTTCTGTTGGCCAGCATATGTGGTTCTTAGTGGATTGAATGAATAAGTTTGAAAATACTGCTCTTTGTTTTACTGAAAATCATTCTAAATGAGTAGTTTCTCACTCATTCTGTATGTTCTCTGCTCGTGTCTGTTGTGGCCACCCTTGGTGAGTGGTGCAAATGTTGCAGGTACTATTGCTCTCATTTCCTGCAGTCATCTTGGTGGGTAGTTACCTGGGTGGGAAGGCAccctttaatatataatgtaatgtgAAATAAAGTAGTAtgtttatggggtgaaattgaaaaaaacatctGTTTATCTGTTTTCATGAAATTTGTCATCCAGTGAAACTGACATGTAATCTTCATTCTGAGATTAATATATTTTTATGTCTATAAAGCTGTCaggcctccccatagtctcttacatagtagccagccctcccccatagtctcttatatagcagtcagccctccccatagtctcttatatagtatccagccctcccccatagtctcttatatattaaccagccctcccccatagtctcttatatagtagccatggtgggccagatgtaattcaaattctggtttgcctggcgggccaaaaataatggcacctcgggccagatttggcccgcgggccagagtttaacATGACAGGACATGATGGTGGAGGGGGGAGCGGAAAAAAAGAGAGACAGTAAAAAACAGAGTTCATGAGGacattatacaatatacaatgcCATACAGGTTATGAGCAGATCCATTGAGGTTAGGTTTGTTTTAGATGGGTTGATAGAGTCATTAAGAGGGCAAGTGGTAAAAAAGAAGGAGATATCATTCATATATAAATATCTTAGTGGATGTACTTAGGTGGAGTTCATAAGTAAAAAGAAGTGGGAATTGGAGATGCCGATGGTTCAAGAAAAACAATGGAAAAGTATCTTTGGAAATATAAGTAAGGTATCTCTGTCTGGCAACCATCAATTGATTCAATTAAACAttagccataggttgtatatgGCTCCAAGTTTTTAGTATAAGATTAAAAAAGGGCCAATAGTTGCTGTCCTCATTGTGGTGCTGTTGAAGCTGATCaactctatgggagagatttatcaaactggtgttaagtaaaattgtcttagttgcccctagcaaccaatcagatttcacctttcatttttcaaagacactgtgaggaatgaaaagtggaatctcattggttgctaggggcaactgaaccagttttacttaacaccatgtttgataaatctcccccatatgtattGGTCATGAGGAAAACTGGATAATTTCTGGAATAgggaaaaaattaaatataataataataataataataataataataataataataataataattacttgGCTCTCTgttcacaataaggctatgttcacactatgtatctgtgcggctgtattttttatgcggctggaaatgtgcggctgaaactacggccgtgggaaaaaatagacatgcggctgaaaacatacggtcatttacttggaaatctggtttaactaaaaataacaaataaaatctttagaaagtgatgcaaacacctctggatgcatctgggaaagcagagaaacagtttacaggaatcgctattatcagggtttgcgatcctctgcagtaatgccgatgcctctcatggttaatatatttcattaataaaacacattttcgttgtaataaagtccctttcgttgttcaataattaaatttaaacgaatccatcattttgcaattaaatatactgttaaaataaatatatatatataaataaatgtatatttatatatatatttattttttgacagtatatttaattgcacaatgatggattcatttaaattaaattattgaacaacgaaactgattttattacaacaaaaatgtgttttatttattaaatataaattagtacaggaagctccattaagccgttaattcatattcccgataatagagcattctgtactaatcaacactttactttaattaaaacatcaaatgtttcttctaattatgttatcacaatagcattattagaagaaacattttgaattatatgtgcgctcagcaatacaccctcccttaaccccttgggggccagactggaagcagcgatctgtaaagatgctgcatactgtaaggagcacaacaccgctcacaacgatgggtgttgtgctcctgtttgtgtgttttttgtgtgtttctccctttttgtttttcagatatcggtatcctgtggattacgtcggattccatggactacgtcgatgaccagcggttgttttttttaataaaatggtcaatgaggggtgtgggggtgtttttatttgaattaaaaaaaaaatttcacttgtgtgttgtctttatttctttactttatagacttagtagtggaagccgtctaatagacggaatccattactaagtcggggcctagtgttagccagtataaaatggctaacactaaccccccattattaccccagtacccaatgccaccaggggtactgggaagagccgggtgccagtggtcccggagcgtcaaaattggcgctcctagactgggcggcagcaggctggtaagatttaggctggggagggcctaaaacaatggctcttcccaccctggtgttaccaggctgctgtcgcttggtttttaacccggctggttataaatataggggggaccctatgcgttttttttttttgtaaataaatcaataattaaaaaaaaacgcatagggtcccccctatttttataaccagccgggttaaaaaacaagcgaaagcagcctggtaacaccagggtgggaagagccattggtttaggccctccccagcctaaatattaccagcctgctgccgccccagttcAGGAGcgtcaattttgacgctccgggaccactggcacccggctcttcccagtacccctggtggcattgggtactggggtaat includes:
- the MISP gene encoding mitotic interactor and substrate of PLK1 gives rise to the protein MFKYPSPWQVLCGSLDRREQVPENEDGSPTLPNLVKENTTEEYVTDSGAFHIESSTDQIVSTTETLAHTNKSKISDTEPEATEKSTPILQETSINAHSDKTYVPEEQGANLPDSNSTMDRVTRRIYSSSQSLNGSQQDLTNFSEETQAIEKKDVWVSPPDRRLKVLREEERFEIRSHLPETSPTKLFVNSESDEDDDYKVKPRSHELTPEKVQELEKKRKDIIKQQGQRKSLDTEDVISISNQNIDFAGVEGQNKPNINTEQIHFESVRQQFIKLEKERNSLPIMPRPQPRQMRLNKNSLCENDQVTKEQEDSEHEPHKDECNITQEITEKDMNLNRLRKQFFKSLSVDSVNNEEQEKSAEEIEKQKESIPNPRDETPIEKEIRLALQREESLRKERGILSIGEAKEIIEISKNPVLVNMPDMLHSKRSKNRPRTSLYMQREINKEVQREADLKSEGRVAGLYDKGDSQELDERRKVFEQPDEVPVQPLQGSGARTVTKEIICNIKGDTDVVNDYDSKNWTDLDSPQPYSVRMKWKPTPLNVYRNRRLSAENILDIKSPLEKSSEKESSEETFVLRRENFHIQPLKFSLNIQDSEEEIERNNRKSYMEKYSTRLRPSLSNIIEQEIQQTLERDRELQEERRKVGLPPLTIQNDSELNTSHNGCDIHGTSSLSSNVSNTWSSAPWKSTLGNKLPSYDASTVQIFKPHDYPKFEVPELDGDRLKRHENRYAGIDPSDAVNTEIVESTRVSRHKNTMALRWEAGLYANEQGD